A genomic window from Silene latifolia isolate original U9 population chromosome Y, ASM4854445v1, whole genome shotgun sequence includes:
- the LOC141628189 gene encoding uncharacterized protein LOC141628189: MKNMSQASDESIVVYYNKLKCHWDDIEDLEPSRDCTYGIMSTCTCNVLKKVLEMASREKVISFLMGLDDAYDNLKTKILSMDPLPSINKTYYLVQQIESQKSFSKLATS, translated from the coding sequence ATGAAGAACATGTCTCAAGCTTCCGATGAATCAATTGTTGTTTATTACAACAAACTGAAATGTCATTGGGATGATATTGAGGATTTAGAGCCTTCTCGTGATTGCACTTATGGTATAATGTCGACGTGCACCTGCAATGTGCTCAAGAAAGTCTTGGAAATGGCATCAAGGGAGAAGGTTATTAGTTTTCTGATGGGATTAGATGATGCTTATGATAATCTCAAAACTAAAATCTTGTCTATGGATCCCTTGCCTAGCATCAATAAGACATACTATTTGGTACAGCAGATAGAAAGTCAGAAATCCTTTTCTAAACTTGCCACTTCATAG